One genomic segment of Natranaerovirga pectinivora includes these proteins:
- a CDS encoding NADH-dependent [FeFe] hydrogenase, group A6, which yields MSDIKITIDGKEVELPIGSTILQGAQKLGIHIPTLCHLDLHDIKMVNQSASCRVCVVEVEGRRNLAPACATPVTNGMVIRTNSIKVLNARKTVVELLISDHPKECLTCSKSGHCELQDLSEKMGIRNINITGNSMSTYKKEYTTSIIREMDKCIMCRRCETMCNNVQTVGVLSGINRGFDAVVAPAFDEKLEDTVCTHCGQCVAVCPVGALSEEDSTWRVVEALADPEKVVVVQTAPATRVALGEAFGLEPGTVVTGEMVAALRRLGFNYVFDTDFAADLTIMEEGTELLGRLDKYLAGEEVALPILTSCCPAWVNFIESQYHELIDIPSSARSPQQMFGAVAKTYFAEKLEIPREKLVVVSIMPCLAKKFEASREEFSVEGNPDVDIVLSTRELAHLIKRANLNLKELEKEEYDNPLGISTGAGLIFGVTGGVLEAALRTSYEIKTGKTLEKIEFEQVRGFDGLRVASVDLGGITLNVGLAHGLGNARDLLDEIKDGNPRNLHAIEVMACPGGCIGGAGQPYHHGDVNVLKKRTASIYSEEKNLTLRKSHENPAVKELYETYLGKPMSEKAHHLLHTHYSKKEKY from the coding sequence GTGTCAGATATTAAAATAACAATAGATGGAAAAGAAGTAGAACTTCCAATAGGAAGCACAATCCTTCAAGGCGCTCAAAAACTAGGAATACACATTCCAACACTATGTCACTTGGATTTACATGATATAAAAATGGTTAATCAATCAGCATCTTGCCGTGTGTGTGTTGTAGAAGTTGAAGGAAGAAGAAATCTTGCACCTGCTTGTGCAACCCCTGTTACCAATGGAATGGTAATTAGAACAAATTCTATAAAAGTGTTAAATGCTAGAAAAACAGTAGTAGAATTATTGATTTCTGATCACCCAAAAGAATGTTTGACCTGTTCAAAATCGGGACATTGTGAATTACAGGATCTTTCAGAAAAAATGGGGATAAGAAACATTAATATAACAGGTAATTCAATGTCTACATATAAAAAAGAATATACCACTTCTATAATAAGAGAAATGGATAAATGTATTATGTGTAGAAGATGTGAAACCATGTGTAATAATGTTCAGACCGTAGGGGTATTATCAGGTATCAATAGAGGTTTTGATGCTGTTGTTGCACCTGCATTTGATGAAAAATTAGAAGATACAGTTTGTACCCACTGTGGTCAATGTGTTGCAGTCTGTCCAGTAGGGGCATTATCAGAAGAAGATAGTACGTGGAGAGTAGTAGAAGCCTTAGCAGATCCTGAAAAAGTTGTTGTGGTTCAGACAGCACCAGCAACAAGAGTAGCATTAGGCGAAGCCTTTGGGTTAGAGCCAGGTACTGTTGTAACAGGAGAAATGGTAGCTGCCTTAAGAAGACTTGGATTTAACTATGTATTTGATACGGACTTTGCTGCAGATTTAACCATTATGGAAGAAGGAACAGAATTACTTGGTAGACTGGATAAGTACTTAGCAGGAGAAGAGGTAGCGTTACCTATTTTAACATCTTGCTGTCCAGCTTGGGTGAACTTTATAGAAAGTCAGTACCATGAATTAATAGATATTCCATCATCAGCCCGATCACCACAGCAGATGTTTGGTGCCGTTGCAAAAACTTATTTTGCAGAAAAACTTGAAATACCAAGGGAAAAGTTAGTTGTGGTTTCTATTATGCCTTGTTTGGCTAAAAAGTTTGAAGCATCAAGAGAAGAGTTTAGCGTAGAAGGTAATCCAGATGTGGATATCGTTTTATCTACTAGAGAATTGGCTCACTTAATTAAAAGAGCTAACCTTAACTTAAAAGAGTTGGAAAAAGAAGAATACGATAATCCACTAGGGATTTCCACTGGTGCAGGTTTAATCTTTGGCGTTACAGGTGGGGTTTTAGAAGCAGCCCTTAGAACATCCTATGAAATTAAAACGGGGAAAACCTTAGAAAAGATAGAGTTTGAACAAGTAAGAGGATTTGATGGCCTTAGGGTAGCTAGTGTTGATTTAGGAGGCATTACCTTAAATGTAGGCTTAGCCCATGGACTAGGGAATGCTAGAGATTTACTAGATGAAATCAAGGATGGCAATCCAAGAAATCTTCATGCCATTGAAGTAATGGCTTGTCCAGGAGGATGTATTGGCGGCGCAGGTCAACCATATCATCATGGGGATGTGAATGTTCTTAAAAAACGTACCGCATCTATTTACTCAGAAGAGAAAAACTTAACCTTAAGAAAATCACACGAAAATCCTGCAGTAAAAGAATTGTACGAAACATACTTAGGAAAACCAATGAGTGAAAAAGCACATCATTTATTACACACTCATTATTCTAAGAAAGAGAAGTACTAG